One Chanodichthys erythropterus isolate Z2021 chromosome 22, ASM2448905v1, whole genome shotgun sequence DNA window includes the following coding sequences:
- the nefla gene encoding neurofilament light polypeptide translates to MSAVGFDPYFSSSYKRWYVESSPRVSQRGRSRTTFSAHPPSLSSRLHYASPGRSSAGLLLSSHARSVDMDISHAAQVSSEFRAVRTQEKAQMQELNDRFAGYIERVHELEQQNRALEAELLMLRQRHVEPSRLRGLYEQEVRTLRAAVEEARMERQAALSQRESMEDALRSLQASYEEEVVAREDSEGRLLDARKEADDSTLAQVELEKKVDTLLNELAFLKKVHEGEISELQAQIQYGAQIAVEAETAKPDLSSALRDIRAQYEKLAAKNIHSAEEWFRGKMGHLTESVAHHGDAIRNSKDEAGEYRRQLQACVLEIDACKGLNESLERQLREMEDKQSSEVSAMQDTIGELEDELRATKGEMARYLKEYQDLLNVKMALDIEIAAYRKLLEGEESRFNVGVGGLVGGYSVGPVYSRPMYSLSSLSSGAPYLLSSRLVSASLSADEAITSSQAQEAAASPTQEEEEEEEKEEEEQEEVKEEEVEEKEEEEEETKEEAEEVKEEEAEEKEEEEEETKEEAEGVEQEEEAGAEDEEKGDEEETKEEEDVKGEDEEGDEKEGDGEEGEQKEEEKAEEEEVAAEEDTETEKSEEKADTSADKATEDTETDKEDTKTEKDKVEKETEKEKVEPKAEKAKEEVEPEPAKEKPKEKTEPAPEPEPESKDKGKEEPEKPKAKESEKPKVKDEGEKGKSEKKESVKQEKGKEETEKPKGKK, encoded by the exons ATGAGTGCCGTCGGGTTTGACCCCTACTTCTCGTCTTCTTACAAGCGCTGGTATGTGGAGAGCAGCCCCCGGGTCTCTCAGCGTGGTCGTTCTCGCACCACTTTCTCCGCCCATCCCCCTTCTCTCTCCTCTCGCCTCCACTATGCCTCCCCCGGCCGGAGCTCCGCCGGTCTCCTGCTGAGCAGCCATGCTCGCTCCGTGGACATGGACATCAGCCACGCCGCCCAGGTAAGCTCTGAATTCCGGGCAGTGCGAACTCAGGAGAAGGCCCAGATGCAAGAGCTCAATGACCGCTTCGCCGGTTACATTGAGCGCGTCCATGAACTAGAGCAGCAGAACCGTGCCCTGGAAGCCGAGCTGCTAATGCTGAGGCAGAGGCATGTGGAGCCTTCCCGCCTGAGGGGCCTGTACGAGCAGGAGGTCCGCACTCTGAGAGCCGCCGTCGAGGAGGCCCGCATGGAGAGGCAGGCCGCGCTGAGCCAGCGGGAGAGCATGGAAGATGCCTTGCGGAGCCTGCAGGCCAGCTACGAGGAAGAGGTGGTTGCCCGTGAGGACAGCGAAGGCAGACTTCTGGATGCCCGCAAGGAGGCCGATGACAGCACTCTAGCCCAGGTAGAGCTGGAGAAAAAGGTTGATACATTGCTAAATGAGCTGGCATTCCTGAAGAAGGTCCATGAGGGTGAGATCTCAGAGCTGCAGGCCCAGATTCAGTACGGAGCTCAGATCGCCGTTGAGGCGGAGACCGCCAAGCCCGATTTGTCCAGCGCCCTACGTGACATCAGAGCCCAGTACGAGAAGCTGGCAGCCAAGAACATCCATTCAGCTGAAGAATGGTTCCGCGGGAAGATGGGCCACCTGACGGAGAGCGTGGCGCACCACGGTGACGCAATAAGGAACTCCAAGGATGAAGCAGGAGAGTATCGCCGTCAGCTTCAGGCATGTGTCCTTGAGATTGATGCCTGCAAGGGCCTGAACGAGTCTCTGGAGAGGCAGCTCAGGGAGATGGAGGACAAGCAGAGCTCAGAGGTTTCTGCCATGCAG GATACAATCGGTGAGCTTGAGGATGAACTTCGAGCCACTAAGGGTGAAATGGCGAGATACCTTAAAGAGTACCAGGATCTTCTTAATGTCAAGATGGCCCTTGATATTGAGATCGCTGCTTACAG GAAGCTGCTTGAGGGGGAGGAGTCTCGCTTTAATGTGGGTGTGGGAGGTTTGGTCGGTGGTTACTCTGTTGGTCCCGTCTACTCCCGGCCCATGTACTCACTGTCCAGCCTGAGCTCTGGCGCCCCCTACCTGCTTAGTTCTCGCCTGGTCAGTGCATCCCTCTCAGCTGATGAGGCCATCACATCCAGTCAAGCTCAAGAAGCTGCAGCCAgtccaacccaggaagaagaagaagaagaggagaaagaggaagaagaaCAGGAGGAAGTAAAGGAAGAGGAAGTGGAAgagaaggaggaagaggaagaagaaacaAAGGAGGAAGCCGAGGAAGTAAAGGAAGAGGAAGCGGAAgagaaggaggaagaggaagaagaaacaAAGGAGGAAGCGGAAG GTGTTGAACAGGAAGAGGAAGCTGGAGCAGAAGATGAAGAAAAAGGAGACGAGGAGGAGACTAAAGAAGAGGAAGATGTTAAAGGAGAAGATGAGGAAGGAGATGAAAAAGAGGGAGACGGGGAAGAGGGTGAGCAGAAAGAGGAAGAGAAAGCTGAGGAGGAGGAAGTGGCTGCAGAGGAGGATACTGAGACAGAGAAAAGTGAGGAGAAAGCTGACACAAGTGCTGATAAGGCCACAGAGGACACTGAGACAGATAAGGAAGACACTAAGACAGAAAAAGACAAGGTAGAGAAGGAAACCGAGAAGGAAAAAGTTGAGCCTAAGGCTGAAAAAGCCAAAGAGGAAGTAGAACCCGAACCAGCCAAAGAAAAACCCAAAGAGAAAACTGAACCTGCACCTGAACCTGAACCTGAGTCAAAGGATAAAGGCAAGGAAGAGCCAGAGAAACCAAAAGCAAAGGAGTCAGAAAAGCCTAAGGTAAAAGATGAAGGTGAGAAAGGCAAGAGTGAGAAAAAGGAAAGTGTGaagcaagaaaagggaaaagaGGAGACTGAGAAACCCAAGGGGAAGAAGTAA
- the crkl gene encoding crk-like protein: MSSARFDSTDRASWYFGPVSRQEAQNRLQGQRHGMFLVRDSSTCPGDYVLSVSENSKVSHYIINSLPSKRFKIGDQEFDNLPGLLEFYKIHYLDTTTLIEPAPRYPSTPLPSGPIQPSGGLGDENQEYVRTLYDFTGSDAEDLPFKKGEILIILDKPEEQWWSAKNKEGRVGMIPVPYVEKLVRPSHHPGQPGHGSRNSNSYGIPEPAHAYAQPQTPSPIPPATPGAVINPLPSVQNGPVMAKAIQKRVPCAYDKTALALEVGDIVKVTRMNISGQWEGEVNGRRGLFPFTHVKILDPQNPDESE; the protein is encoded by the exons ATGTCGTCTGCACGGTTCGACTCCACGGACCGAGCTAGCTGGTATTTCGGGCCGGTTTCTAGACAAGAGGCGCAGAATAGGCTTCAGGGACAGAGACACGGGATGTTTTTGGTGCGAGATTCGTCCACCTGTCCTGGTGATTATGTACTGTCAGtgtctgaaaactccaaagtttctCATTATATCATCAACTCTTTGCCAAGCAAGAGATTCAAGATAGGTGACCAAGAGTTTGATAATCTACCTGGCCTTTTGGAGttctataaaatacattatCTGGATACTACCACCCTGATAGAGCCAGCACCAAG GTACCCCAGTACCCCTCTGCCCAGTGGTCCTATTCAGCCATCCGGGGGACTCGGAGATGAGAACCAGGAGTATGTGCGAACTCTTTATGACTTCACTGGTAGTGATGCTGAAGACCTTCCTTTCAAGAAGGGTGAAATCCTAATTATTCTGGACAAGCCTGAGGAGCAGTGGTGGAGTGCCAAGAATAAAGAAGGCCGAGTAGGCATGATTCCTGTTCCCTATGTAGAAAAGCTGGTGAGACCTTCGCATCATCCCGGTCAGCCTGGCCACGGTTCTCGAAATTCCAATAGCTACGGCATACCTGAGCCAGCGCACGCTTATgctcagcctcagactccatcGCCCATTCCTCCCGCCACACCCGGCGCTGTTATCAACCCGCTGCCGTCCGTGCAGAACGGGCCAGTAATGGCGAAGGCGATCCAGAAACGAGTGCCATGTGCATATGACAAGACTGCCTTAGCACTGGAG GTGGGTGACATTGTGAAAGTGACTAGGATGAACATCAGCGGTCAGTGGGAAGGGGAGGTAAATGGCCGGAGAGGTTTATTCCCTTTTACCCATGTGAAAATATTGGACCCCCAAAACCCAGATGAGAGCGAATGA
- the pgam2 gene encoding phosphoglycerate mutase 2: MAAAHRLVIVRHGESSWNQENRFCGWFDADLSEKGLEEAKRGAQAIKDAGMKFDVCYTSVLKRAIKTLWTIMEITDQMWLPVVRTWRLNERHYGGLTGLNKAETAAKHGEEQVKIWRRSFDIPPPTMDKDHPYHKIISESRRYKGLKEGELPICESLKDTIARALPFWNEVIVPEIKAGKNVIIAAHGNSLRGIVKHLESMSDAAIMELNLPTGIPIVYELDKDLKPIKPMQFLGDEETVRKAMEAVAAQGKVKK; this comes from the exons ATGGCTGCTGCTCATCGTCTAGTGATTGTACGCCATGGCGAGAGCTCCTGGAACCAGGAGAACCGTTTCTGTGGTTGGTTTGATGCAGACCTCAGTGAAAAGGGTCTGGAGGAAGCAAAGCGTGGTGCTCAGGCCATCAAAGATGCAGGCATGAAGTTTGATGTGTGCTACACCTCCGTTTTGAAGCGTGCTATCAAGACTCTTTGGACCATCATGGAGATCACAGACCAGATGTGGCTGCCCGTAGTGCGCACCTGGCGTCTGAATGAACGTCACTATGGTGGTCTGACTGGTCTCAACAAGGCAGAGACAGCAGCCAAGCATGGAGAGGAGCAGGTCAAAATCTGGCGCAGATCATTCGATATTCCACCTCCTACTATGGATAAGGACCATCCATACCACAAGATCATCAGTGAG TCAAGGCGCTACAAGGGTCTGAAAGAGGGTGAGCTTCCCATCTGCGAGAGCTTGAAGGACACCATTGCTCGTGCTCTGCCTTTCTGGAATGAGGTTATTGTACCTGAGATCAAGGCCGGCAAAAATGTCATAATCGCAGCCCACGGCAACAGCCTGCGTGGTATCGTCAAGCACTTAGAGA GCATGTCAGATGCAGCCATCATGGAGCTCAACCTTCCCACTGGCATTCCCATCGTCTATGAGCTGGATAAGGACCTGAAGCCCATCAAACCCATGCAGTTCCTTGGAGATGAGGAAACAGTGCGCAAAGCCATGGAGGCTGTGGCTGCGCAGGGCAAGGTCAAAAAGTGA